The genomic stretch ATCGCCCTCGTCGGCGTTACAGACGATATACTTGACATCTCCCTTCGCCCTTCGCGTGAACTCCCACTTCAACCCCGTCGGGAATCCGCCTCCGCCGCGTCCCCTCAAACCGGACCGCTTAACCTCCTCGATGACCTCCTCGGGGGTCATCTCGTAAAGCGCCTTGGCCAGCGCCTGATATCCGTCACGGGCGATATACTCCTCTATCCTCTCAGGGTTGATGAAACCGCAGTTTTGGAGTATCACCCGAACCTGATTTTTGTAAAGCGGCATATCGTGATACTGGGGGACACCCTCTCGATCGGCCGGGTCCGTGTAGAGCAGCCGATCAACGGGTTTGCCCTTGATAAGGGTCTCCTCAACTATCTCCGGCACATCTTCGGGCCGAACGTTACAATACAGGAAGTCATGGGGATAGACAGCCACTATCGGCCCCACCTCACACAGCCCCTGACAGCCGGTTATGACGAGCTTGACTTCCCGATCGAGGTGATTTACGCGAAGTTCCTCATTGAACGCCGAGATTACGTTCTGGGAGCCGTTCTCAGAACAGCTCGTCCCCCCGCAGCAAAGCACATATGATCGGTACCGAACTTCAGCCATGGGTTTTTCCTCCCTCAGGTTCTGCTGCCGAATTGTCCGGCCCTTATCGCCTCGGGCCGCATCTGAGCGATCACCCATTCCCTGATGATCCTCCCCTTGACGAGGTGTTCCTCGACAAGTCTGGGAACCCTGTCGGCGGTCATATGCCCGTAGGTTATCCTACCTTCAGGGGTTTCGATGTCCACCAGAGGCTCGTAGGTGCACATCCCGATACATCCGACCATCGTAAGCGTGGCGTCGATGTTGCGTTTTGCGAGCTCATCCGATAAGGCGTCAAACGTCGCCTTCGCCCCTGCGGCTATCCCACAGGTAC from Candidatus Poribacteria bacterium encodes the following:
- a CDS encoding (2Fe-2S) ferredoxin domain-containing protein, encoding MPKLKSMEDLRRVREKALRDLMERSKVKIIVGMGTCGIAAGAKATFDALSDELAKRNIDATLTMVGCIGMCTYEPLVDIETPEGRITYGHMTADRVPRLVEEHLVKGRIIREWVIAQMRPEAIRAGQFGSRT